The sequence CATGTGGTCGTCACCCAACTGTAGCGGCGCGACGTACTGGGCGGACACGAAGTCCGACAGCCACCACGTCGGCCCGTTGAACGCGTCCACCTCGCTGCTCTCGTTTCGCCACTGCGTGATGAGCGAGGTCTTGAGGTTCTGCCACGGCACCTCGTTGACGTTGACCGTGATGCCGGTCTCGTCTTCGAACCGACTGATGTTCTCGGCGGTCCCCGGATCGAATTCGAGGCTCCCGGCGTTGTAGTACGTGATCGATTGGTTCTGTGCCAGTGCGGACCCGCTTCCGAGGACACCGGCCACACCCGTTGCTCCAGTCGCTTTCAAGAATCGCCTACGTGTCTGTTTCATGGATTCCCCCAAATCCCGATTCTCGGTTCGTGACCATCGTTGTTAATACTCACGGTCAATGTCAACATCAAACGTGAAAATTTTCCGCGCGAATCGCCCCGGCCGATTAATGCTATTAATTATCATGTTATATTCGACGGTCGGCAAATACTGACTGTCACATCGAAGCTTTATATGCACAGGTCCGTTCTCCACTGCACATGGTATCGGAGCGCGCGACGCGAACGACCCCGTTCGCCGCGATGGACGTTCTCGAACGGGCCAACCGCATGGACGACGTGGTACATCTCGAAGTGGGCGAGCCGGATTTCGACACTCCGGCGGCAGTCACCGATGCGGCAGTCGCGGCGCTCCGAGCAGGCGAAACCGGCTACACCTCCTCGAAGGGGAAACCGGAACTGCGGCGCGCCATCGCCGACTACTACGACCGGCGCTACGGCGTGGACGTGTCGCCCGAGCGCATCGTGGTGACCTCCGGGTCGTCGCCTGCGCTCCTGCTGGCGTTCTCGACGCTGGTGGACCCCGGCGACGAAGTGGTACTGACCGACCCCTACTACGCCTGCTACCCGAACTTCGTCCGCCAGACCGGCGGGCGCATCTCGACGGTCCCGCTGTCGGCCGACGAGGGATTCCGCCCGAGCGTGGACGCGTTCGCGCGCACGGTGACTTCCGAAACGGAAGCACTCCTGCTCAACTCGCCCGCGAACCCGACCGGCGCGGTACTCGACGGTTCGACCCTCGACGAACTCGTCTCCGTCGCCGACCGGGCCGACGCCACGGTGGTCTCCGACGAGGTGTACCACGGCCTGACCTACGAGGGCGAGGACCACACCGTCTTGGAGTACACCGACGACGCCTTCGTCGTAGACGGCTTCTCCAAGCGATTCGCCATGACGGGGTGGCGACTCGGCTGGATGGTCGCGCCCGAGGAGTACGTCGGTCACGTCAACCGTATCGCCCAGAACACGCTCATCTGCGCGCCGAACTTCGTCCAGTCGGGCGGCGTCGCGGCGCTCGAATCCGGCGACGACTTCTTGGACGACGTTCGGGAGACGTATCGGGAGCGCCGGGACCTCCTCGTGAGCGAAGTCGAGGACTGGGGGCTGAGCATGGGGTACACGCCGGGCGGCGCGTACTACCTGCTGGTGGACGTGAGCGACCTGCCGGGCGACGCGTTCGACGCCGCCGACTTCCTCCTCGAAGACGCGGGCGTGGCGATGACGCCCGGTCCGGACTTCGGGACCAACGCCGAGGAGTGCCTGCGAATCTCCTACGCCAACAGCGCCGAGCGACTGGTCGAGGCGTCCGAGCGCGTCCAGCGGGCGCTCGACAGCGTGGAGATTCCGACGGCCGACTGAGCCATCCAGCGGGGCATTTAGGACACGTTCCTATTTTGTAGAAATAGGTAGAGGATTCTTAGAAAATTGTACAGCGATTGTTCGTCTCGGCGCGTGCGGGCGCGACCGCTCGCGGGTCGTGGTGCGGCGCGGGCGGTGCTGTTGGCGGTGTGATCGGCGTCGGCAACCGTGCGGTTCGCGGTAGCTGTGCCGTTTGCTGTACGGTCGTCGTACGTCACGGTGAGTTCGACAAATTCACGCCTCACGTCCTCACCTGCAACTCTGACCGGAGAACGAATCACCACCCGGCCACCGACGAACCGGCTTACTTCAGACGTTCTTGTAGGAACGACGGGTGGGCCGCGGTCACGCCGTCGATGTCCAGCATCTTCTCGCTGATAACGTCGCCCACGGCGTCGCCGTCCGCCGCGCGGACTTCCGCCATGAGCATGTGGTCGCCCGACGAGGAGTACAGCGTCTCCACCTCGTCCAGCGCCTTCAGGTCGCGGGTCGCCTCGACGTACTTCTCGCTGGCCACGTCCATCCCCACGAGCGCGATAGACTTGCTAGAGAGCTTCTTCGGGTCGATTTCCGCAGAGTAGCCGACGATGACGCCCTCGTCTTCGAGTTTCTCGATGTACTTGCGGACCGTGGGCTTCGAGACGTTCGCCCGGTCGGCGATTTCCGCGTAGGACGCTTGGGCGTCCTCTTCGAGGACCGAGAGGATTCGGTCCTCCGTTGACTGTGTACTCATTACCAGTGTATTTCGGATACGGGAAAAAATACCTTCCGAATAGGAAAACGGTTCGCGTGCTGACCCAACAGTCTTTGGAGACGGGAATCGGCGGCGTACCGACGACCGACCGGCGACCGGCCGACCGTACCGGACGGAAACGGCTCGTTACCGACGCTCCTCCCGCGGCGACTCGTCGCGTTGCTCCGTGACGGCCACCCGCCTTTTCCGCGCCGACGGGGTAACGGGTCCATGGCACGACGCTCGCGCAGACGATTCCTACAGGTCTCGGTCGCCGGACTCGCCGCCGGTCTCGCGGGGTGCGGGATGCCCGGCGGTGGCGAAGACGGTGACGGAGGCGGAGAAAATGGCGAAGAAGGCGAAAGCGGAGACGGTGGTGAAGGCGGAGAGGGCGGCGAAGGAGGCGAGAGCGGCGAGGAGGACGAGGAAAGTGACGCGCTCGGCGGCGGGGGCGACGAAGACGGGTAACTCGCCGCGCCGGACTACGGGACCGACGGCTAGTACTGGACCGGGGTAGCGGTAATCGTCGCGAACCGGCCGTCTCGCTCGGAACCGGTGACCTCCTCGACGGTCGGGCCGAGACCCTCCTCGATGGCTGTCAGTGCCTCGGCGGTCAGGTCCTCGGCCGTCTCGAACGCGTAGACCCACGTCGCGGTGTCCGACGACAGACCCTCTCTGGAGAGGCCCCAGAGTTTGATGGCGTCGTCGTCGATTTCTCCGCCGGTCGGCGGGCCGTACTGCCCGGTGACGAGGCCGCGGTCGGGGAGTCGGCGGAACACGCGGGTGAAATCGGGCTCTACCTGTTCGAGTCGCTGTCGCTTCCCCAGTCGCGTGTCTATCCACTTCCGGAGGTCGGACCCGGCGAGGAGGGCGTCGTCGCCGACGGCCACCTCGATGCCGGTCTCGGTTTGTTCCGCGAGGACGTACTCCTCGTACTCGCCGGTCCGCTCGTGGTCGGGGGACTCCTCGATGCGGTCGGTCAGCGACGCGGCGTCGAACGACCCGAGGTGGACGACGTTACCCGACTGAACGAGGTGGCCGTCGAAACTGTCGCGAGAGAGGTCCAGAAACGAGACGCGGCCGCCTTTGACGTACGACTCGGCGTAGCCTCCCACGTAATCGAAGCGATGGTTGCTGTTGGGTATCGTGCTGTAATCGGTGAGCCACTTACGGAACGCCGCGACCTCGTCCCACGCGACCGTCGGCGCGCGGTCCTCGGACTCGGCGGTCGTCCGTTCGGAGTCGGACTCGGTAACCGCGGTCGTCGGGTCGTCGTCCGTCGTCGGGACGCCGGTCGTCGTGGAACTGCCGGAGTCGGCTTCGCGCTCGGAGGTTCCGGTACAGCCAGCGAGGG is a genomic window of Halorussus salinus containing:
- a CDS encoding pyridoxal phosphate-dependent aminotransferase encodes the protein MVSERATRTTPFAAMDVLERANRMDDVVHLEVGEPDFDTPAAVTDAAVAALRAGETGYTSSKGKPELRRAIADYYDRRYGVDVSPERIVVTSGSSPALLLAFSTLVDPGDEVVLTDPYYACYPNFVRQTGGRISTVPLSADEGFRPSVDAFARTVTSETEALLLNSPANPTGAVLDGSTLDELVSVADRADATVVSDEVYHGLTYEGEDHTVLEYTDDAFVVDGFSKRFAMTGWRLGWMVAPEEYVGHVNRIAQNTLICAPNFVQSGGVAALESGDDFLDDVRETYRERRDLLVSEVEDWGLSMGYTPGGAYYLLVDVSDLPGDAFDAADFLLEDAGVAMTPGPDFGTNAEECLRISYANSAERLVEASERVQRALDSVEIPTAD
- the lrpA1 gene encoding HTH-type transcriptional regulator LrpA1: MSTQSTEDRILSVLEEDAQASYAEIADRANVSKPTVRKYIEKLEDEGVIVGYSAEIDPKKLSSKSIALVGMDVASEKYVEATRDLKALDEVETLYSSSGDHMLMAEVRAADGDAVGDVISEKMLDIDGVTAAHPSFLQERLK